One window from the genome of Sulfurimonas hongkongensis encodes:
- a CDS encoding aldehyde dehydrogenase family protein, protein MDANIFFGSTQGLSKNFTQRKSPYSGGVVSRACKCTKEDAQKALKIAQDAAKEAKKTTLAQRCNWILDVANKLEASKEDMAKTITDEVSKPIFFSRIEVDRCVETLRLSAETMRTMHGETINTDAMSSGKKTISYFTRIPVGVVVAITPFNFPLNLAAHKLAPALVAGNAVVLKPTPEAPLTAFKFAKLFIESEYAIKDALSVVYGDAEVGGALVSSDIPRVISFTGSVPVGEIITKSAGIKKISLELGGNAATYIDASADLDLAAQRCAYGAFVNSGQVCISLQRIYVDAKIYDEFASKMARETSKLKVGSPYEDDTFLGPLIDDDSAKRAYEWVQSAIKEGAKPLLEVKCEGRVFYPCVMADVRDDMAIVCEEVFAPIVSLVKVESFEDALPRMNNSPYGLQFSVFTNSLDITKRAIDELDAGGVVINDIPTLRFDIQPYGGVKLSGVGREGPRFAIEEMSEIKSVIIC, encoded by the coding sequence ATGGATGCAAATATATTTTTTGGCTCAACACAGGGCTTAAGTAAAAATTTTACCCAAAGAAAAAGTCCTTATAGTGGAGGTGTAGTATCACGTGCTTGTAAATGCACTAAAGAGGATGCTCAAAAGGCTCTAAAAATTGCACAAGATGCAGCAAAAGAGGCTAAAAAAACAACCCTAGCACAAAGATGCAATTGGATTTTAGATGTTGCAAACAAGCTAGAGGCTTCAAAAGAGGATATGGCAAAAACCATAACTGATGAAGTTTCAAAGCCAATATTTTTTTCCCGTATTGAAGTAGATAGATGCGTTGAGACTCTAAGGCTGAGTGCTGAGACTATGAGAACTATGCATGGAGAGACTATAAATACAGATGCTATGAGTAGTGGCAAAAAAACTATCTCTTACTTTACACGCATACCAGTTGGTGTTGTAGTTGCCATCACTCCTTTTAACTTCCCACTAAATTTAGCCGCACATAAATTGGCTCCTGCTCTTGTTGCAGGAAATGCAGTAGTACTAAAACCAACTCCAGAAGCACCACTTACAGCTTTCAAGTTTGCAAAGCTCTTTATAGAGAGTGAGTACGCCATTAAGGATGCGTTAAGTGTGGTTTATGGAGATGCTGAGGTTGGAGGCGCACTAGTAAGTAGTGATATACCTCGTGTGATAAGCTTTACTGGCTCAGTTCCTGTTGGAGAGATTATCACAAAAAGTGCTGGGATTAAAAAAATCTCACTTGAACTCGGCGGAAATGCAGCTACATATATAGATGCAAGTGCTGACTTAGACTTAGCAGCACAGCGTTGTGCTTATGGCGCTTTTGTAAACTCTGGACAAGTCTGCATCTCACTTCAAAGAATCTATGTAGATGCTAAGATTTACGATGAGTTTGCATCTAAGATGGCAAGAGAGACGAGCAAACTAAAAGTAGGCTCACCCTATGAAGATGATACTTTTTTAGGTCCACTCATAGATGATGACTCGGCTAAAAGAGCATATGAGTGGGTGCAAAGCGCCATAAAAGAGGGAGCTAAACCTCTGCTTGAAGTAAAGTGCGAGGGAAGAGTTTTCTATCCTTGTGTTATGGCTGATGTAAGAGATGATATGGCTATAGTTTGTGAGGAAGTCTTTGCACCTATTGTCTCGCTTGTTAAAGTTGAGAGTTTTGAGGATGCCTTGCCTCGCATGAACAACTCGCCTTATGGCTTACAATTTTCAGTCTTTACAAATAGTTTAGACATAACAAAAAGAGCAATAGACGAACTTGACGCTGGTGGGGTTGTGATAAATGACATTCCTACTTTAAGATTTGACATTCAGCCATATGGCGGTGTCAAACTTAGCGGAGTAGGACGTGAAGGTCCTAGATTTGCCATCGAAGAGATGAGTGAGATTAAGAGTGTGATTATCTGCTAA
- a CDS encoding DUF523 domain-containing protein, producing the protein MCKKVIISACLLGHLCRYDGKTKKTTEIVEAFKDFEIIPFCPEAPIFGTPRERISVINIDGKNRIITDETNKDVTKLLEDEIYSFIKKYPNTDLIVLKARSPSCGFKTTPILNENREKLYDGDGIAAEIFIKKYPDIEIKSELNLF; encoded by the coding sequence ATGTGTAAAAAAGTAATCATTTCAGCTTGTTTACTTGGGCATCTTTGCCGTTATGATGGAAAGACTAAAAAAACTACAGAAATAGTTGAAGCCTTTAAAGATTTTGAGATTATCCCTTTTTGTCCTGAAGCACCTATCTTTGGAACACCAAGAGAGAGGATAAGTGTTATAAATATTGATGGGAAAAACAGAATAATTACTGATGAGACAAACAAAGATGTTACAAAACTCTTAGAAGATGAGATATACTCATTTATAAAAAAATATCCAAATACAGATCTGATAGTTTTAAAGGCAAGAAGTCCTAGTTGTGGATTTAAAACTACGCCAATTTTAAATGAAAATAGAGAAAAACTTTACGACGGAGATGGAATTGCCGCAGAAATATTTATAAAAAAGTATCCCGACATTGAGATAAAGAGTGAACTAAATCTATTTTAA
- a CDS encoding flagellin translates to MNVSSTTHLNNNSINLNSNMTKLSSGSKINSAADDASGMSIADGMSAQVRGLGQAIQNSNNAIGMIQVADGAMQEYSNILNDVRGLTLKASSGIMNNSNRAIIQNEIDGLLSSANNIINTTSYNGINLLRGDNEFSFHTGANGGENINVDFGNAGSILPSVDVSNSASIEDSLKSIDSALESAGDIMTNLGAGQNALESNVRNISVSQINVASAESQIRDLDFAKESADFNKNSILDQAGIFALTQKNIVQANVLNLLK, encoded by the coding sequence ATGAATGTCTCAAGTACAACGCATTTAAATAATAATAGCATAAACTTAAATTCAAACATGACTAAGTTGTCGTCTGGATCAAAGATTAACAGTGCGGCTGATGATGCATCTGGTATGAGTATCGCAGATGGGATGTCTGCTCAAGTTCGTGGATTAGGTCAAGCGATACAAAATTCAAACAATGCCATAGGTATGATTCAAGTAGCTGATGGAGCGATGCAAGAGTATAGTAATATCTTAAATGATGTAAGAGGACTTACGCTAAAAGCTTCAAGCGGTATTATGAACAACAGCAACAGGGCCATTATACAAAATGAGATAGATGGACTTCTCTCCTCAGCAAACAACATCATAAATACTACTTCTTACAATGGTATTAACTTGCTAAGAGGTGATAATGAGTTTTCTTTTCATACTGGAGCAAATGGTGGTGAAAACATCAATGTTGATTTCGGAAATGCTGGCTCAATCTTGCCATCAGTAGATGTCTCAAACTCAGCTAGTATAGAAGATAGTTTGAAAAGTATAGACTCTGCTTTAGAATCTGCTGGGGATATTATGACAAACTTAGGTGCTGGACAAAATGCCCTAGAATCCAATGTAAGAAATATCTCTGTATCTCAAATCAATGTTGCTTCAGCAGAGTCACAAATCAGAGATTTGGATTTTGCAAAAGAGAGTGCAGACTTTAATAAAAATAGTATCTTAGACCAAGCTGGTATATTTGCATTGACACAAAAAAATATTGTACAAGCAAATGTTTTAAATCTTTTAAAATAG
- the alaS gene encoding alanine--tRNA ligase gives MDIREEYLRFFESKNHERVASAPLVPEDATLLFNNAGMVPFKSIFTGEIPRPTNPRVTSCQTCLRAGGKHNDLENVGHTSRHHTFFEMLGNFSFGDYFKKEAIAYSWEFITEVLKLPVEKLWVTVHDSDDEAELLWQKYVAKDRVLRLGDEDNFWQMGDTGPCGPCSEIFYDQGAENFNSKEDYLGGDGDRFLEIWNLVFMQYERSADGKMTPLPKPSIDTGMGLERVTAVCEGVESNYESSLFMPIIKEVEKLIGKEYVYKSGASYRVIADHIRTALFLLAQGINFSNEGRGYVLRRILRRAVRHGYLLGFREAFMYKLVDVVVGIMGGEYEYLSQRAAAVKEQIELEEERFFKTIESGIALFEEELRSTKDTFSGDVAFKLYDTFGFPLDLTEDMLKGKNIKLDFVRFEELMQEQRSRAKAAWRGSGDIATQGDFKELLEEFGANKFVGYEQMSHNSKVLALLDADFKRVNSLDKDESGWVMLDTTPFYAESGGQCGDIGELEGFASVKDTRGFFGLNLSEIKVISKIEVGQMVDAKVDNSRNEIIKHHSATHLLHAVLFDVLGEHISQAGSLVEATRLRFDFSHPKALSSDELREIELRVNNEILRGIEAKTELLNIEDAKKSGAKAQFGEKYGDEVRVVSFGDASIEFCGGVHVKNSANIGSFIITKESGVSAGVRRIEAQCGEAAYRYFCQQRELLKQVEAEVKNLDVLAGISRLKSNINELKTELKTAQESSSVEIKADTINGVSVVVEELMSGDIKEKIDELKVQNDRLCAMLFQVKGDKVLIAAGVKDANAKAGEWIKKIAPILGGGGGGRPDFAQAGGKDKTKLPEAKQEALKYIKEILS, from the coding sequence ATGGACATTAGAGAAGAGTACTTAAGATTTTTTGAATCAAAAAACCATGAGAGAGTTGCATCCGCACCTTTAGTCCCAGAAGATGCCACGCTTCTTTTTAACAACGCTGGTATGGTTCCATTCAAATCAATCTTCACAGGCGAAATCCCACGACCTACAAATCCTCGTGTTACTTCATGTCAAACCTGTTTAAGAGCTGGCGGAAAGCATAATGACTTAGAAAATGTAGGGCACACGAGCCGCCATCATACATTTTTTGAGATGTTGGGAAACTTTAGCTTTGGAGACTACTTTAAAAAAGAAGCTATTGCCTACTCATGGGAGTTTATAACTGAGGTTTTAAAACTTCCTGTTGAGAAACTTTGGGTTACAGTTCATGATAGCGATGATGAGGCTGAACTTCTTTGGCAAAAATATGTAGCAAAGGATAGAGTTCTCCGCTTAGGTGATGAAGATAACTTTTGGCAAATGGGAGATACTGGACCTTGTGGGCCTTGTAGTGAGATATTTTATGACCAAGGTGCTGAGAATTTTAACTCTAAAGAGGATTATCTAGGTGGTGATGGCGATAGGTTTTTAGAGATTTGGAACCTTGTTTTTATGCAATATGAAAGAAGTGCTGATGGCAAAATGACTCCACTTCCAAAACCATCCATCGATACTGGTATGGGTTTAGAGAGAGTTACTGCTGTTTGTGAGGGAGTTGAGAGTAACTATGAATCATCTCTTTTTATGCCAATCATCAAAGAGGTTGAAAAGCTTATAGGCAAAGAGTATGTCTATAAAAGTGGAGCATCTTATAGAGTTATAGCTGACCATATAAGAACGGCTCTGTTTTTATTAGCACAAGGCATAAACTTCTCAAATGAGGGTCGTGGATATGTGCTTCGCCGAATTTTACGAAGAGCTGTAAGACATGGCTATCTTTTGGGTTTTAGAGAAGCTTTTATGTATAAACTTGTTGATGTTGTAGTTGGCATTATGGGCGGGGAATATGAGTACTTAAGCCAAAGAGCAGCAGCTGTAAAAGAGCAAATAGAGCTTGAAGAAGAGAGATTTTTCAAGACTATAGAGTCTGGCATAGCTCTTTTTGAAGAAGAACTAAGAAGCACTAAAGATACTTTTAGTGGAGATGTGGCTTTTAAACTCTACGACACTTTTGGTTTTCCACTTGACTTGACAGAGGATATGCTAAAAGGCAAAAACATTAAACTTGACTTTGTTAGATTTGAAGAGCTTATGCAGGAGCAAAGATCTCGCGCAAAAGCGGCGTGGAGGGGAAGTGGAGATATTGCAACTCAGGGAGACTTTAAAGAGCTTTTAGAAGAGTTTGGTGCAAATAAATTTGTAGGTTATGAGCAGATGAGCCATAACTCAAAAGTTTTAGCTCTGCTTGATGCGGACTTTAAAAGAGTTAACTCTTTGGATAAAGATGAGAGTGGCTGGGTTATGCTAGATACTACTCCATTTTACGCTGAAAGTGGCGGACAGTGTGGAGATATAGGAGAACTTGAGGGTTTTGCTAGTGTTAAGGATACAAGAGGCTTTTTTGGACTTAACCTCTCAGAGATAAAAGTTATCTCTAAGATAGAAGTAGGGCAAATGGTAGATGCAAAGGTTGATAACTCAAGAAATGAGATCATCAAACATCACTCGGCAACTCATCTCTTACATGCGGTACTTTTTGATGTCCTAGGTGAGCATATCTCACAGGCCGGTTCACTAGTAGAAGCCACAAGATTAAGATTTGACTTCTCGCATCCAAAAGCTTTAAGTAGTGATGAGTTAAGAGAGATAGAACTTCGTGTAAACAATGAAATATTAAGAGGCATAGAGGCTAAAACAGAACTTTTAAACATAGAAGATGCTAAGAAAAGCGGTGCAAAAGCACAGTTTGGCGAAAAGTATGGCGATGAAGTTAGAGTTGTTAGTTTTGGGGATGCTTCTATAGAGTTTTGTGGTGGTGTTCATGTTAAAAATAGTGCAAATATAGGCTCATTTATCATCACAAAAGAGAGTGGTGTAAGTGCAGGAGTGAGACGGATTGAAGCACAATGCGGTGAAGCTGCTTATAGATACTTTTGCCAGCAAAGAGAGTTGCTAAAGCAAGTTGAAGCTGAGGTTAAAAATCTTGACGTATTGGCTGGTATCTCAAGACTAAAGTCAAATATAAACGAGTTAAAAACGGAACTTAAAACTGCACAAGAGAGTTCTAGCGTTGAGATAAAAGCAGACACTATTAATGGTGTAAGCGTAGTGGTTGAAGAGTTAATGTCTGGCGATATAAAAGAGAAAATCGATGAACTTAAAGTGCAAAACGATAGACTTTGTGCAATGCTTTTTCAGGTAAAAGGTGACAAGGTTCTGATCGCAGCTGGTGTAAAAGATGCTAATGCAAAAGCAGGCGAGTGGATAAAAAAAATAGCTCCAATACTTGGCGGTGGCGGTGGTGGAAGACCTGACTTTGCGCAAGCTGGAGGAAAAGATAAAACAAAACTTCCCGAGGCAAAGCAAGAAGCATTAAAATATATAAAAGAGATACTAAGCTGA
- the maf gene encoding septum formation inhibitor Maf → MIRLASNSSTRAKLLHEAGIEFIQETYDFNEDFIVAKTPKEFVYLATLGKYETNLRAFGYDELSLLVADTVVTANGKILRKAKDEAEAREILLSQSGNLTSIITCMIYQSKYKKIIDISQTTYSFREFDRDDLEKYLKSGEWMGKAGACMVEGFCKAYIEEVRGFESTAMGLNIEVLKAFL, encoded by the coding sequence CTGATACGTTTAGCATCCAACTCCTCTACTCGTGCTAAACTTTTGCATGAGGCTGGCATAGAGTTTATCCAAGAGACATACGATTTTAATGAAGATTTTATAGTTGCAAAAACTCCTAAGGAGTTTGTTTATCTTGCTACTTTGGGAAAGTATGAGACAAACCTAAGAGCCTTTGGTTATGATGAACTTTCTCTCTTAGTCGCCGATACTGTAGTAACAGCAAATGGTAAAATCTTACGAAAAGCTAAAGATGAGGCTGAGGCAAGAGAAATTTTACTATCTCAAAGCGGCAATCTTACCTCTATTATCACCTGCATGATATACCAAAGCAAATATAAAAAAATCATAGATATTTCACAAACAACTTACAGTTTTAGAGAATTTGATAGAGATGATTTAGAAAAGTATCTAAAAAGTGGTGAGTGGATGGGTAAAGCAGGGGCTTGTATGGTTGAGGGATTTTGCAAAGCTTATATAGAAGAAGTAAGAGGCTTTGAGAGTACCGCTATGGGCTTAAATATAGAGGTGTTAAAAGCATTTTTATAA